A region of Paractinoplanes abujensis DNA encodes the following proteins:
- a CDS encoding uroporphyrinogen-III synthase has protein sequence MTDRTGGTRRTVITAAALAEPAASLSGYTIGVTADRRRDELATLLEGRGARVVLAPALRIVPIADDAELRAATRACLDNPPDIVLVNTGIGMRGWLEAAEGWGLAEPLRGVLSHAYLVARGPKARAAVRSAGLHDQWSPEGESYDEVIDHLRARGIAGLTVAMQLHGESQPEYTEALEQAGARVVEVPVYRWAAPTDPAPLHRLVDLITARLVDAVTFTAAPAVQALLRAAGPSSEAVLDALRGDVLAACVGPVTAAPLRRHNVPVVAPARARLSALVRTIVDELPQRAVSLEVAGHSLTLRGHAAIVDGELRPLAPAPMAVLRALAAVPGRVLSRAALLHALPRGADEHAVEMAVARLRAGLSAPGVIQTVVKRGYRLPV, from the coding sequence ATGACCGACCGCACGGGGGGAACGCGCCGGACGGTGATCACGGCGGCCGCGCTGGCCGAGCCGGCCGCGTCGCTGTCCGGATACACGATCGGGGTCACCGCGGACCGCCGCCGGGACGAGCTGGCCACCCTGCTGGAGGGCCGCGGGGCCCGCGTGGTGCTGGCCCCCGCGCTGCGGATCGTCCCGATCGCCGACGACGCCGAGCTGCGCGCCGCCACCCGGGCCTGCCTCGACAATCCGCCCGACATCGTGCTGGTCAACACCGGTATCGGCATGCGCGGCTGGCTGGAGGCGGCCGAGGGCTGGGGGCTGGCCGAGCCGCTGCGGGGCGTGCTGTCGCACGCCTACCTGGTCGCTCGCGGGCCCAAGGCACGCGCCGCGGTGCGGTCGGCCGGGCTGCACGACCAATGGTCCCCCGAAGGGGAGAGCTACGACGAGGTGATCGACCACCTCAGGGCCCGCGGCATAGCCGGCTTGACCGTCGCGATGCAGCTGCACGGTGAGAGCCAGCCCGAATACACCGAGGCGCTGGAGCAGGCGGGCGCCCGGGTGGTCGAGGTACCGGTCTACCGCTGGGCCGCGCCGACCGACCCGGCTCCCCTGCACCGCCTGGTCGACCTGATCACGGCCCGTCTGGTCGACGCGGTCACGTTCACCGCGGCCCCGGCCGTGCAGGCGTTGCTGCGCGCAGCCGGCCCCAGCTCCGAAGCCGTGCTCGACGCCCTGCGCGGCGACGTGCTGGCGGCCTGCGTGGGTCCGGTCACGGCCGCTCCGCTGCGCCGCCACAACGTGCCGGTGGTGGCCCCGGCCCGGGCCCGGCTGAGCGCCCTGGTCCGCACCATCGTCGACGAGTTGCCCCAGCGCGCCGTCTCGCTCGAGGTGGCCGGGCACTCGCTCACCCTGCGGGGCCACGCCGCGATAGTCGACGGCGAACTACGCCCTCTGGCCCCGGCCCCGATGGCCGTGCTGCGGGCCCTCGCCGCCGTGCCGGGCCGCGTGCTCTCCCGCGCCGCCTTGCTGCACGCCCTCCCCCGGGGCGCCGACGAACACGCCGTGGAAATGGCCGTGGCCCGCCTCCGGGCCGGCCTGAGCGCCCCCGGCGTCATCCAGACAGTCGTCAAACGGGGCTACCGGCTGCCGGTGTAA
- a CDS encoding GTP-binding protein has product MDFASSERAGAQPKEITSAKIVVAGGFGVGKTTLVGAVSEIEPLTTEAVMTSAGQGVDDASKVPGKGTTTVAMDFGRITMADDLILYLFGTPGQTRFWFMWDELIRGAVGAAVLVDTRRIADAFAPLDYFENRHLPYLVALNCFDGAPRYEPDEVREALAIPPHVPLVMCDARHRDSVKQVLVAVVEHAMATLISEQGGYPAPVG; this is encoded by the coding sequence GTGGACTTCGCAAGCTCTGAGCGAGCGGGGGCGCAACCCAAAGAGATCACCTCAGCGAAAATTGTCGTCGCCGGGGGATTCGGCGTGGGCAAGACGACGCTGGTCGGGGCGGTCTCCGAGATCGAGCCGCTGACCACCGAGGCCGTGATGACCTCGGCCGGTCAAGGGGTCGACGACGCCTCCAAGGTGCCCGGCAAGGGGACCACCACGGTGGCGATGGACTTCGGCCGCATCACGATGGCCGACGACCTGATCCTCTACCTTTTCGGCACGCCCGGGCAGACCCGGTTCTGGTTCATGTGGGACGAGCTCATCCGGGGCGCGGTCGGCGCGGCCGTGCTGGTCGACACGCGCCGGATCGCCGACGCGTTCGCCCCGCTCGACTACTTCGAGAATCGGCACCTGCCCTACTTGGTCGCCCTGAACTGCTTCGACGGCGCGCCGCGCTACGAGCCCGACGAGGTGCGGGAGGCGCTGGCCATCCCGCCGCACGTGCCGCTGGTGATGTGCGACGCCCGCCACCGCGACTCGGTCAAGCAGGTGCTGGTGGCCGTCGTGGAGCACGCCATGGCCACGCTGATCAGCGAACAGGGCGGATATCCGGCACCCGTCGGCTGA
- a CDS encoding DUF742 domain-containing protein translates to MGQPQDPRGNLVRPYAVTRGRTEPRRDIPIEAVLVASQAGLQEARFAGHDKYRIAVLCEAKAQSLAELSALTGLPLGVARVLVADMVADGLLSLHSAAPKTGFSERMNLLERVLSGLRKL, encoded by the coding sequence ATGGGCCAGCCGCAGGATCCGAGAGGCAACCTGGTGCGTCCGTACGCGGTCACCCGTGGACGCACCGAACCGCGCCGGGACATCCCGATCGAGGCGGTCCTGGTCGCCAGCCAGGCCGGTCTGCAAGAGGCCCGGTTCGCCGGGCATGACAAGTACCGCATCGCCGTGCTGTGCGAGGCGAAGGCGCAATCGCTGGCCGAGCTCTCGGCGCTCACCGGGCTACCGCTCGGTGTGGCGCGAGTCCTGGTCGCTGACATGGTGGCCGACGGACTGCTCTCGTTGCACAGCGCCGCTCCCAAAACTGGGTTCTCGGAGCGGATGAACCTGCTGGAAAGGGTGTTGAGTGGACTTCGCAAGCTCTGA